In Wolinella succinogenes DSM 1740, a single genomic region encodes these proteins:
- the aat gene encoding leucyl/phenylalanyl-tRNA--protein transferase, translating into MSGEFPSAFLFPDPALADKEGLLCFGGDLEPSTLLAAYSQGIFPWFNAGDPILWWSPHPRFLLFPSELQFSRRTQKRLEQCAFEVRADERFKEVIGGCQKAVRKNQEGTWILPKIVKAYEHLFEEGYAHSLEVYKEGELVGGLYGVSLGAAFFGESMFSRQDHASKAAIRELCRLGVERGWKMIDCQIHSEHLERWGARAVDRERFLVLLKEALKEKTWRGRWSLN; encoded by the coding sequence ATGAGCGGGGAATTTCCTTCCGCTTTCCTCTTTCCCGATCCAGCGCTAGCCGATAAGGAGGGGCTCCTCTGTTTTGGAGGTGACCTAGAGCCATCCACCTTGCTGGCGGCCTACTCACAAGGAATCTTTCCATGGTTTAATGCGGGAGATCCGATTCTGTGGTGGTCGCCCCATCCCCGATTCCTCCTCTTTCCTTCTGAGCTCCAATTCTCTAGGCGTACCCAAAAGCGCTTAGAGCAATGCGCCTTTGAAGTGCGCGCGGATGAGCGCTTTAAAGAGGTGATTGGCGGATGTCAAAAAGCGGTGCGGAAGAATCAGGAGGGAACTTGGATTTTGCCCAAAATCGTGAAAGCTTATGAGCACCTTTTTGAGGAGGGCTACGCGCACAGCCTTGAGGTTTACAAAGAGGGGGAGCTCGTGGGAGGGCTCTATGGAGTGAGCCTAGGGGCAGCCTTTTTTGGAGAATCGATGTTTTCGCGCCAAGATCATGCCTCAAAGGCGGCCATTAGGGAGCTTTGTCGTTTGGGGGTGGAGCGAGGCTGGAAGATGATTGATTGCCAGATTCACTCTGAGCATTTAGAACGATGGGGGGCGAGAGCAGTGGATCGAGAGAGGTTTTTAGTCCTTCTTAAAGAGGCGCTTAAAGAGAAGACATGGAGGGGAAGATGGAGCTTAAATTAG
- the lysA gene encoding diaminopimelate decarboxylase yields the protein MDFSSLASRYGTPLYVYDFDQIKSQFLQLKEAFAGRKSLIAYAIKANSNLSVIQHLGKLESGADCVSIGEVKRALKAGIPPYKIIFSGVGKRDEEILEALSLEILMINVESEAELLRVESLAKSLGKVARISIRVNPDIDPKTHPYISTGLSENKFGVDIESAKRLYILCAKSESLHPVGIHFHIGSQLTELEPLLESAKKVADLTRSLLALKIEIKFFDVGGGLGIRYKDETPINLYDYAQGILAALHGLDVTIVCEPGRFIVGNAGCFLTRVLYEKQNEKKRFVIVDGAMNDLLRPSLYKAYHEAFAPKGGESFSEADIVGPVCESGDWLAKGVMLPPLEHGDLIVIKSAGAYGFSMSSQYNSRARAAEVALEGGESRLIRAREEIESLWQNELELLQN from the coding sequence ATGGACTTCTCCTCGCTCGCATCACGCTATGGAACCCCCTTGTATGTTTATGATTTTGACCAGATCAAATCTCAATTCCTCCAACTCAAAGAGGCTTTTGCGGGTCGAAAATCCCTCATCGCCTACGCCATCAAGGCCAACTCCAATCTCTCAGTGATTCAACACCTCGGAAAGCTGGAGAGCGGAGCGGATTGCGTCTCCATTGGCGAAGTGAAACGCGCCCTCAAAGCAGGAATCCCCCCCTACAAGATTATCTTTAGCGGCGTGGGCAAACGGGATGAGGAGATATTAGAGGCGCTCTCTTTAGAGATTCTCATGATCAATGTCGAGAGTGAGGCAGAGCTGTTGCGCGTCGAATCGCTCGCCAAAAGTCTAGGCAAAGTGGCACGAATCTCCATCCGCGTCAACCCCGATATTGATCCCAAAACCCACCCCTATATCTCCACGGGCCTTAGCGAGAACAAATTTGGCGTGGACATTGAGAGTGCCAAACGCCTCTATATCCTCTGCGCCAAAAGCGAATCGCTCCATCCTGTGGGGATTCACTTCCACATAGGAAGCCAACTCACCGAGCTTGAACCCCTTCTTGAATCAGCCAAAAAAGTGGCTGATCTCACCCGAAGCCTTTTGGCGCTCAAAATCGAGATCAAGTTTTTTGATGTGGGCGGAGGTCTAGGAATCCGCTATAAAGATGAGACACCCATCAATCTCTACGACTACGCCCAAGGGATTCTCGCTGCACTTCATGGACTAGATGTGACGATTGTTTGCGAGCCAGGAAGATTCATCGTGGGAAATGCGGGCTGCTTTCTCACTCGCGTCCTTTATGAGAAGCAGAATGAAAAGAAACGATTCGTTATCGTTGATGGCGCGATGAATGATCTTCTGCGCCCTAGCCTCTACAAAGCCTACCATGAGGCCTTTGCCCCCAAAGGCGGGGAATCGTTTAGTGAGGCGGATATCGTGGGGCCTGTATGCGAGAGCGGGGATTGGCTAGCCAAGGGGGTGATGCTCCCTCCTTTGGAGCATGGCGATTTGATTGTGATTAAGAGCGCTGGGGCGTATGGATTCTCCATGTCAAGTCAATACAACAGTCGCGCTAGAGCCGCTGAAGTGGCACTTGAGGGCGGAGAGAGTCGCCTCATTCGAGCGCGAGAAGAGATCGAATCGCTGTGGCAAAACGAGCTAGAGCTACTTCAAAACTAA
- the bioD gene encoding dethiobiotin synthase yields the protein MKPLFISATGTGVGKSYTTQKLLQSLHQSGRKPLALKPIETGANPTPEDALLHLQLMQKLQLDQGLSLEEICLERYKLPASPWVSAKKEGRCVDVDHLLRRLLEFQKRSDPLLIEGAGGLLVPLLKEYFMIDLAEALEAHMVLVISGKLGGINEALLSLEALQHRQMSYTLVLNLWEEEKRSFEEISAPYWKERPERLFRLDSELEELTQTLLSAI from the coding sequence ATGAAACCCCTCTTTATCTCGGCGACAGGGACGGGGGTTGGCAAGAGCTACACCACCCAAAAACTGCTCCAATCCCTGCATCAAAGCGGGAGGAAACCTCTCGCCCTCAAGCCCATCGAAACAGGGGCCAATCCCACGCCAGAAGATGCGCTTTTACATCTTCAACTGATGCAAAAACTCCAGCTAGATCAAGGGCTAAGCCTAGAGGAGATATGCCTAGAGCGCTATAAGCTACCCGCCTCTCCATGGGTGAGCGCCAAAAAAGAGGGAAGATGCGTGGATGTTGATCACCTCTTAAGGCGTCTATTAGAGTTTCAAAAGCGCTCCGATCCTCTGCTCATTGAGGGTGCTGGAGGGCTTTTGGTGCCCCTTTTAAAAGAGTATTTCATGATTGATCTTGCTGAGGCCTTAGAGGCTCATATGGTGCTAGTGATCTCAGGAAAACTGGGAGGAATCAATGAAGCGCTTTTGAGCCTAGAGGCACTCCAACACCGCCAAATGAGCTACACCCTGGTGCTCAACCTTTGGGAGGAGGAAAAGAGGAGTTTTGAGGAGATTAGTGCCCCTTACTGGAAGGAGCGCCCTGAGCGGCTCTTTAGGCTAGATAGCGAGTTAGAAGAGCTCACTCAAACACTACTTTCGGCTATCTAG
- a CDS encoding ATP-dependent Clp protease adaptor ClpS produces the protein MVAKGSDFETEIKEEIIVAEPRRFKVILLNDDYSTMDFVVEVLMVIFNKNFDEALGVMLKVHNEGRGVCGIYPYDVAETKVSQVKKKAEESGFPLRAILEEC, from the coding sequence GTGGTGGCTAAGGGTAGCGACTTTGAGACAGAGATCAAAGAGGAGATCATCGTCGCAGAGCCGAGACGTTTTAAGGTGATTCTCCTCAATGATGACTATTCAACCATGGATTTTGTCGTGGAGGTGCTTATGGTCATTTTTAACAAGAATTTTGACGAGGCGCTTGGCGTGATGTTAAAGGTTCACAATGAGGGCAGAGGAGTGTGTGGAATCTACCCTTATGATGTTGCTGAGACCAAAGTGTCACAGGTGAAAAAGAAGGCAGAAGAGAGCGGATTCCCTCTTCGAGCGATTTTGGAGGAGTGCTAA
- the clpA gene encoding ATP-dependent Clp protease ATP-binding subunit ClpA, giving the protein MISGELNVVFSEALALAKEKRHEYLTVEHIFLALLGHKEAIALLRECGGNVSFMKQKVTRYLSENLKSSEEEVTHDPFETLALSRVIESMLRHTRGAEKKEAGVGDLLAAIFEEEHSYSTYVLKSQGISRLDILEAITEQIHKEGSSAKEEEKREESFLEKYTKPLAQEAKRGKIDPVIGREIEIERSLEVLCRRKKNNPLLVGEPGVGKTAIAEGLALRIAQGKAPEILQKAEIFALDMGALLAGTKYRGDFEKRLKGVIEELEGKPEAILFIDEIHTIVGAGATSGGSMDASNLLKPALGSGRLRCIGATTYGEFRNFFDKDKALSRRFAKIDVKEPTIEDTIKILEGLKPQYEKHHEVLYLPEALEGAAKLSSRYIQDRFLPDKAIDVMDEAGASFRMAGKKGGKVGLKEIERIVSKMAQIPDITVSVDDREHLKGLEKRLQGRIFGQDSAISQIVSAIKRSRAGLNAPHRPVGSFIFAGPTGVGKTELAKELARAMGVHFERMDMSEYMEKHTVSRLIGAPAGYVGFEQGGLLTETIRKHPHALLLLDEIEKAHPDLLNILLQVMDSATLTDNNGQKADFRNVILIMTSNVGSKEPSVMGFKKEQSLKREGAIKEHFSPEFRNRLDAIIHFEPLSLEHLERIAQKQVDDLNLQLVEKGIVVKLDKKAKRYLAEKGYDEELGARPLGLLVQKEIKTPLTDEILFGSLKKGGEVKVSANERGISFRFPLSRSSASR; this is encoded by the coding sequence ATGATTAGCGGTGAGCTTAATGTGGTCTTTAGCGAGGCGCTCGCATTGGCCAAAGAGAAGCGACATGAGTATTTGACGGTGGAGCATATCTTTCTTGCTCTTCTAGGGCATAAAGAGGCGATTGCCTTGCTTCGAGAGTGTGGAGGCAATGTCTCTTTTATGAAGCAGAAGGTGACGCGTTACCTAAGCGAGAATCTCAAATCCAGTGAAGAGGAGGTGACGCATGATCCTTTCGAGACGCTAGCGCTTAGCCGCGTGATCGAATCGATGCTGCGGCACACCCGAGGAGCTGAGAAAAAGGAAGCGGGTGTAGGCGATCTTCTTGCGGCTATTTTTGAAGAGGAGCACTCCTACTCCACCTATGTGCTCAAATCTCAAGGAATCAGCCGTCTTGATATTCTTGAGGCGATCACGGAGCAGATTCACAAAGAGGGCTCCAGCGCCAAAGAGGAGGAGAAGCGCGAAGAGAGCTTCTTGGAGAAATACACCAAGCCTCTTGCCCAAGAGGCTAAAAGGGGCAAGATTGACCCTGTGATTGGTCGAGAGATAGAGATTGAGCGCTCTTTAGAGGTGCTCTGCCGCCGCAAAAAGAATAATCCTCTGCTCGTGGGAGAGCCAGGAGTTGGAAAGACCGCGATTGCCGAGGGTTTAGCACTAAGAATCGCCCAAGGCAAAGCCCCAGAGATTCTCCAAAAGGCGGAGATTTTTGCTCTGGATATGGGAGCGCTGCTTGCAGGCACCAAATATCGAGGAGATTTTGAGAAGCGTCTCAAAGGGGTGATTGAAGAGCTAGAGGGGAAGCCTGAGGCGATCCTCTTTATCGATGAGATTCACACGATTGTAGGGGCGGGGGCGACTAGCGGAGGAAGCATGGATGCCTCCAATCTCCTCAAGCCCGCCCTGGGAAGCGGTCGACTTCGATGCATTGGGGCGACCACTTATGGAGAGTTTCGCAATTTTTTTGATAAAGACAAGGCGCTCAGTCGGCGCTTCGCCAAGATCGATGTGAAAGAGCCCACCATCGAAGATACGATCAAGATTCTTGAGGGGCTCAAGCCTCAATATGAAAAACATCACGAAGTGCTCTATCTGCCTGAGGCGCTAGAGGGGGCGGCCAAGCTCTCTAGCCGCTATATTCAAGATCGATTTTTGCCTGATAAGGCGATTGATGTGATGGATGAGGCGGGGGCAAGCTTCCGCATGGCAGGTAAAAAAGGGGGCAAGGTCGGCCTCAAAGAGATTGAGAGGATCGTGAGCAAAATGGCCCAGATTCCTGATATCACGGTGAGCGTGGATGACAGAGAGCACCTTAAAGGGTTAGAGAAGAGGCTTCAGGGGAGAATCTTTGGTCAAGACAGTGCAATCTCTCAAATCGTCTCAGCGATCAAGCGCTCTAGAGCGGGGCTCAATGCGCCCCATCGTCCCGTGGGCTCCTTCATCTTCGCAGGCCCTACAGGCGTGGGTAAAACAGAGCTCGCCAAGGAGCTCGCTAGAGCGATGGGGGTCCATTTTGAGCGCATGGATATGAGTGAATACATGGAAAAGCACACCGTCTCTAGGCTCATTGGTGCGCCCGCAGGCTATGTGGGCTTTGAGCAGGGAGGACTTCTCACAGAGACGATTCGTAAGCATCCCCACGCCCTTTTGCTCCTTGATGAGATTGAAAAGGCGCACCCCGATCTGCTCAATATTTTGCTTCAGGTGATGGATAGCGCCACGCTCACGGATAATAACGGGCAGAAGGCGGATTTTAGGAATGTGATTTTGATCATGACCTCCAATGTCGGTTCTAAAGAGCCCAGCGTGATGGGCTTTAAAAAAGAGCAGAGCCTCAAGCGCGAAGGAGCGATCAAAGAGCACTTCTCGCCAGAGTTTCGCAACCGTTTGGACGCTATTATTCATTTTGAGCCTTTGAGTCTGGAGCATCTAGAGCGAATCGCCCAAAAGCAGGTGGACGATCTCAACCTCCAGCTTGTCGAGAAGGGAATTGTCGTGAAGCTAGACAAAAAAGCGAAGCGCTACCTAGCCGAGAAGGGGTATGATGAGGAGCTAGGAGCTAGACCTTTGGGGCTTTTAGTGCAAAAAGAGATTAAAACTCCGCTAACGGATGAGATTCTCTTTGGCTCTCTCAAAAAAGGGGGCGAGGTGAAAGTGAGTGCAAATGAGCGGGGAATTTCCTTCCGCTTTCCTCTTTCCCGATCCAGCGCTAGCCGATAA
- a CDS encoding ATP-binding protein yields the protein MPWEEIYAAIYRPMGRYLHAVREIDEVRLENLGGIERQKRLLVKNTKRFLRGEPAVNALLWGARGTGKSSLIKALLWEYAKEGLRVVEVEKESLGIIPELTDRLRELPYHFILFCDDLSFERGDSSYKPLKSLLEGSIERLPQNIIVYATSNRRHLLPEYKSDNEGAWVGEGEIHLGDAVEEKVSLSDRFALSLGFYQGTLKGYWELVQGYLGGESYPVELEQKAINFATQKGSRSGRTAKQFYDLYRSGLIE from the coding sequence ATGCCATGGGAGGAGATTTACGCAGCGATCTATCGACCTATGGGGCGCTATTTACACGCGGTGAGAGAGATTGATGAGGTGAGGCTAGAGAATCTAGGGGGGATTGAGCGCCAAAAGCGTCTGCTGGTGAAAAACACGAAGCGCTTTTTGCGAGGAGAGCCCGCGGTGAATGCGCTTTTGTGGGGCGCAAGAGGCACGGGCAAATCTTCGCTGATTAAGGCGCTTTTGTGGGAATACGCCAAAGAGGGTCTGCGCGTGGTGGAGGTGGAGAAGGAATCGCTTGGAATCATCCCTGAACTCACCGATAGGCTCAGGGAGCTCCCCTATCACTTCATCCTCTTTTGCGACGATCTCTCCTTTGAGCGAGGCGATTCCTCTTATAAGCCGCTCAAAAGCCTTTTAGAGGGCTCTATTGAGCGACTGCCCCAAAATATCATTGTCTATGCCACCTCCAATCGTCGCCACCTTTTGCCTGAGTATAAAAGCGACAATGAGGGTGCTTGGGTGGGCGAAGGAGAGATACACTTGGGGGATGCAGTGGAGGAGAAGGTTTCGCTCTCGGATCGATTCGCGCTCTCGCTTGGATTTTATCAAGGAACGCTCAAGGGCTATTGGGAGTTGGTGCAGGGCTATTTAGGAGGAGAATCTTACCCTGTGGAGCTAGAGCAAAAGGCGATCAATTTCGCCACTCAAAAAGGCTCCAGAAGTGGGCGCACCGCTAAGCAATTTTATGACTTATATAGGAGCGGATTAATAGAATAA